atctggactttggaccattctacactaaataacccataaatTGAACATGGACATATATTTTCATCTACCATCCCTATATGCAAGAATATATTCCAGAAGtccacatgaatcttcattctagtgggtacacactggtttctatccaTTCCAATCAGGCATGAAGGCGATGGTTTTTTATGCATCAAAAAAGTATGCTGACGTGGAGTTTAATGTACATACCTAAGATAATGTTTTATCAGGGAATATAGTGTTAACTTTGTCAGTCAGGGGTTGCAAACTATTAGCATGGGCGATATCTGCGaaacagttacattgtttttaagATTGTATATATTCAATGTGTCCCTTTATTCttgggctgttatgtgtggggatAGTATCGATCACGGCTAAACCACTCGTGGATTTGTAATTGAAAGGCACAgttgtgcttcatatgaagtttaCTTCATCCGCAAGTTGTCAGATCGTTTGATACCTATCTTAACACATACGCATTATATTGGGACTAACACAGTTTGTTGgtgtttatgtttttcttcctggtTGTAGGTTTCCATGACAGCCGCCTGATGATCAGCCTATATGGTTAGGCTATAGTCATGTAGTCACATGATGACAACAGTGGGAGCGGCTAAGAAAacacagtgcagtgtgtttacaagcggttgccatggagacacatggccaattggAAACGAGTGACGTCCCACGCTCACGCTCGCGTctgagcgtgatgacgtcagggggtagatggaagatctgcaggagcgggaagatgtgaatgTTAATGGGTATATAAGGCTgcatttaaatgtatgttgttagcgattttctactttgggaacatgtttgtcctatattggtgatgttagcagaacatttgacaaagatgtcataacgacatcgaaacgttatggatgtaattgctttttaaatctatgaattaaaagttgttttttactaaaaaagaccagtgagtgccttcttgcaaacgagaaatggatacaatttatatttgaagtgcaccctggcagttgtggtaatgtaagactgtgcttatctctctttggaggtatatatatatatatatataatatatatatatatatatatatatatatatatatatatatatatatatatatatatatatatatatatatattaatatgaatgtTTAAAGACATACTATTACGATTAAGTTACATAAAATGtacctttaatgcccctttaagtaaaaacttaatttatgctaaAAAGGGAGTGGCAATCAGAAATACCATGACCTAAGCcaaataatttgtttttttgtttagtgtAGTGATAAGAATATGAATGAGTGGGTTCCATATCTAAATGCATCATCACAaggtaaattatttaaaaatatctatCAGTGCTAGATTTTGAGATAACAAGATTTTGCTCAAGATTTTGAGATAACAAAAAGTACTGACAGTACTAGACTTTACAAAATAGGATTCCACTCACATGACAGATAAAAAAAGACTCAAAAGTCACTGGGTGTTAAATATACTTTCTTTATTTCAATCATAGAAACATAAAAACACTGCTTTTGACTTAACATATAATCCAGGTCAATCAATATAGATCCTTGATTTCTTCTGGTTAATTCTCAggacacatagaggcctatttatgattgtgcgagcggacatgatcctatattgtggatcatgtccactgcacattgataaatgccgacagcatacattctctcatttatcattgcaccagcagttcttgtgaaatgctggtgcaatgccgccccatgcagatttgaggccaatcggcagctagcagggggtgtcaatcaacccaatcatattcgatcgggttgatttctggcgatttctgtccgcggcctcagagcaggcggctaggttatggagcagcggtctttagaccgctgcttcataacttctgtttccggccagCCCCGAAAcgctgggcatcaagctccatacggagcttgataaatatgcctcataatCTATTCTTAaattccctttaagtatttgttgcTTATCAAACTTTGTATTAGTCTCAAAATTGCTTTCTTCCAACTTGAGATGATTGCCACTTGTCTAGATGTTGTTCTTttgtgaaaatgttttattttatccctagagacagcatatgctgttggtatttatcattgcaaaaacatttctggtgaaaggcttgtgcaatgccgccccctgcacattcacggtcaattggccgctagcagggggtgtcaatcatcccagttgtacttgatcgggatgattgcagtctgccacctgagAGggggggacgagttaaggagcagtggtcttaagaccgctgcttcttaactcctgtttccggcgagccagaaggctcgcgcTGAATAAGCAGCATCcattgcttaataaatcggcctccTAATATCATTTTAGTAGTCCTCTTCTATTGTATTAATGTAATTAtcatatccttctggagatacagTTTCCAGGGATTTACACAATATTCAAGATGAGGCCTTATCAGTGATCCTTAACCTGATATGAATTCCTCAATGTTTCATCTCATTATACATTTTCCTATACAGCTAAGCTTTCTATTGGTTTTACATGTTGGCCTAATCTGATACTCTGCTGCATTTTTTTTTCACCTTAActgtctgaaataataattcccaagtccattTCCACTTTTGTTGTTATGAGTAATGTACCATTGATTTTCATCATTTTTGGTCCTCCAGATTTTTATTTTCACTACTCCTATGATCTACCACTACTAAAATGTCAGCTTTGTTACAAAAATTTGTATCagtaaaaaaatgaaaatgctTACACAGGGAACTTAACTAACATTTTGATAAGTAAGAGTCCACAAATCAGAAAGATTTTGGTCTTACAGAGGAAAATCGAATTCCATTTGAAACCTTTACAACTGGTAGCCACAGAAAAAGTAAATATAGAACTGACACACTACCTACAGAAATTTCCCCCTACTGATTAGCAGCACTGGACATTTTTGGTACCTTAGATATATTGCAAATGTATGTTACTAATCCTACCATACTGCGAAAAATCTCTCTAAACAAAGGGATTGATCAACATTTATTCTTCACTTTGAATGCCCACCTGACCTTTACTTCCAATTATGAAATGCACTAGTGACCTATTACAATGTCTATCCGTGTACTCTTACTCTTTTAGTTAGTTGTATACAATTCTCCTTTTAATCAAACACAATCTGATTTGAATCGTGTTGTTAAGTGTCTCTCTATTCACATGTATTTTAGTTTAACTAAAATGTTCAAGAAACTAAGGCTACCATAAAACTTTATATTTGGTTCTAGAGATGTTTTTTCCCCTGTTCTTCAATGTAGTTTACTTTCAAAGCCATGATTACTAATATACATTTACTCATTGCTTCCCTGATCTCTTTATTTCTTAGACTGTATATAATTGGATTAAACATCGGAGTAACCACTGTATTCAGTAGTGATAAGACCTTGTTAAAGTTCATTGAGACTCCCTTAGATGGAGCTACATAAAGAGTTATCATTGTCCCATAGTAAGTGCAGACAACAGACAAATGAGAGCTGCACGTAGAGAAGACTTTTTGCCTCCCTGAGGTTGAGGTGATTTGAAAAATGCCTTTGAAGATGCAGATGTACGTTCCTATTACAAACATAAATTGGAAAAGGCTTAATACAATGGCAGCTATGGATACTTCGATTTGAACGACTGATGTATCAGAGCATGAAAGCTCAATAAGAGGAGCAAGGTCACAGAAGAAATGGTCAATAATATTGGGGCCACAGAACTCCAGCTCAAGTACAAGTATGTAAGTTATCAATAATATAACAAAACCTGCCATCCAAGACCAAATAATTAAAGTATGAAGAAGTCTAACGTTCATTATAGTAGTATAATGCAATGGTCTACAGATGGCCAAATATCGATCATAAGACATTACAGTAAGAAGACAGCATTCTATAGTTCCCGCAGCTCCAAACAAATACAACTGGATAATGCAATCCCTGGCAGAAATTACACTTTTGCCTAATAGTATAATTTGTAGTGTTTTAGGAGTAACATTTGTGCTGATAAATATATCACAAAGAGATAAGTGGCTAAGAAATAAGTACATAGGTGAGTGAAGTTGATGACTCATTGATACTAATGCAACAATTAAAATATTTCCAACTATTGTTATAGAGTAGATGGCAATGAGAAGTAGGAAAAAAGGGATCTGGAAACTGTGAAGATCCTTGAATCCTAGAAGTAGGAATTCATTAACCAAAGTATAGTTCTTCTTGATCATAACctgcaaataaaaatgtaatataatatgtttGCTTTCCTCTTTAAACTTTGTGTTCACAATAAAAAGATGGCATTTGACCCATCTATAAGATCTGTAATGGGATTCACACTGAATATGACATTTACAAACATATTTCTATAATGTtaataaaattacttttataaGTTTATTTAGATGATCAATGACACTTTTTCAGACAGAGAACCAGCTATTTTTGTGCTATGGGATTGTATATTTCGATGGGCTATCAAGAGATTTTTAAAAGTGAAGATTCACTACATATGGGGGTTGACCCCAATTCTTTAGAAAAACTCATCAAATGATTTATCTGCAGATATCCCCTTAGAttctaaagggatagaaaggtcaaatttgaaatgtgcatgaaatgcatttcagtttaattagaatacatttttcaatatactttcattagcaaaaattattctagtggcatacgcacatatgctgtgaggacccatgcaccagtattcaaacattacCCGTTTTCAGAGAGTCAGCAATGACttgcatgacacaaattaagtcttcacatgcacaatacacacaaaacacaGCTACCTGAGTTTGAAAACTGGTACAATGGCCCACAAACAGCATATTTAAGTATGTTGCTTAAAAAcagaagtacattgcaaaaataCTTGTATTTAAGCTttaaatgcacccatacacattttaattttgacctttctattcctttagtaatgttattcTCTTGACAATTTTTAGATACATTATGCTAAAGGATTCTGATTGACCCCATGGTAGAGCACTGTAAATAATGAACACATTAACAATTAATAATAAAGAATGTTTTCAAAGTCTCTTCTTTACTTCCTTTATtacaaaaagggacatgaaatattgtGAGATTGTAATGAAAAATGTTCAATCattcagagtaaaaaaaaaattgcaattacgGTATAAGCAAgtacttttattattttacatgttcTTAACTTCAAAAACATTTGccacaattaaatatttttataaaatgtttcacGGTTTACCACAAcatattttaagcaacattttccTTTTTTGGCCTATCAAGGTTTTCTTAGGAACTCCAAAtgaaagggtgctccagccttggCAATTTgatataaaagacctttattgtgccatggtccacaaaaaaaacaaaaacaattcagacctacattaggtccttagtcatgtctaggaagagaacacatttatttatatagcctGATTCTCATATAAATCACCTTACCAAATTACAAGGGAACGTCAAATTACAAAGGCTTAACACACTAAAGGGGATTTCTAAACCAACTGTTATGACAAAATATATGAACTTTAGAAAGTGCATATTTATTCTGTTGATGTGTGTTGTAAATCACTTGTTATTTCACAATAGGTTATACTgattttgggttagattacaagtggtgtgctatcttTAGCGAGGGCATGGTATTGCAATATTGAGCCTGTGTTAACTTGTGTGGGTATTACAAATTGATAGTAAGCGTGTTAGCTCAAGAAACAAAATTAGCATGCATTGcttagcacaactgaagaccttgcataaagggagTTTAAAAAATGTGAACCAAgaacaacatacatttaaaataaactgttatgcTCATCTATACACAATCTGATAAAAAATTGtcaaataaatattgatatttttttataagggataaaaggaatatggtatatggtcATGCCTTTGACTGCAAAGGGTTGTATatatatcccacaaaagtgagtacacccctcacatttgctacaatgtaaagtagtgaatgtacagcctgcataactgtgtacattttctgtcccctcaaaataactcaacacacaggcattaatatctaaacagttggcaacaaaagtgagtacacccctaagtagaaatgtccaaattgggcccaaagtgtcaatattttgtgtggccactattatttttcagcactgccttaaccctcttgggtatggagctCACCAGAccatcacaggttgccactggagtcctcttccactcctccatgacgacttcatggagctggtggatgttagagaccatgcactcccccaccttccatttgagaatggccctcagatgctcaatagggttttggtctggagatatgcttggccagtccatcacctttactctcagcttcattaacaaggcagtggtcatcttggaggtgtgtttgggattgttaagttggaatactgccctgcggccgaGTCTCTgatgggaggggatcatgctctgcttcagtatgtcacagtacatgttggcattcatggttccctcaatgaactgtagcttcccagtgccggcagcactcatgcaggcccagaccatgacactcccatcaccatgcttgactgtaggcaagacacacttgtctttgtactcctcacctggttgccgccacacatgcttcacaccatctaaaccaaataagtttatcttggtctcatcagaccacaggacatggttccagtaatctatgtccttagtctgcttgtcttcagcaaactgtttgcgggctttcttgtgcacaatctttagaagaggcttccttctgggacgacagccatgcagaccaattttatgcagtgtgcgcgtatggtctgagcactgacaggctgaccccccaccctttcaacctctgtagcaatgctggcagcactcatacatctatttcccaaagacaacctctggatatgatgttgagcacatgcactcaatctctttggtcgaccatggcgaggcctgttctgagtggaacctgttctgtgaaaccactgtatggtcttgcccaccgtgctgcagctcattttcatGGTCTTGGCgatttcttatagcctaggccatctttatgtagagcaacaattctttttttcagatcctcagaaagttaaTTGCCATGAGGTGACAAGTTtaacttccaatgaccagtatgagagagtgtgagagaaataACACCAAGTTTAACACACCTGCtcaccattcacacctgagaccttgcaatactaacaagtcacatgacactggggagggaaaatggtttattgggcccaatttggacatttccacttagggggtgtactcacttttgtggccaacggtttagacattaatggctgtgtgttaagttattttgaggggacagcaaatttacactattatacaggctgtacactcactactttacattgtagcaaagtgttatttcttgtcacatgaaaagatataataaaaaatttacaaaaatgtgaggggtgtactcacttttgtggtatactttatatatatatatacatatcagtgacgtgcagtgagctcagaggctagtgaggcagtggctatgataggcctgagaagcacatatatgaacctaatagaggtaacttaaatttacgattaaattggccggttacacaatgacgattagaatagtatctaatatcttgtatttaagcctctgtagacagtccccttatctcagggctatttatttattatctattgacttgcattttagccagttagtgctgtgtcctgcacaaccccacaggagagagcacaatgttatctatatgacacacataaattagcagtctcttgttgtaaaaaagctaataaaaaagcatgtgataagaggctgtctgtagtggcttaaacagtcagaaatttagaggataaacggttataaagtatattaatataacaatgttaattgtgcaaagctggggaatgggtaataaaggcgttatctatctttttaaataatagcgattttggtgtagactgaattctgacccaggcaggatgaaatacttgcaagcagacaaacaaggcttccaaacaatctgaccacatgttaaaaccagaaactccctaATGCAACTAATGCATAAAAATGCAGGGAATGACTGGCAATTTTGGAACCAGGGGGCGagtacaattcagtggcccaagtactaaaaccctgcccactatgaaattctatatctaatagttaaaaTACAAGGGAAGTAAAGCACCTAAGAAATGATagaaataaggctataaaaacagaatttcaatggaaaaaaacatatatatatttatttttactaacatCAAAGTATAGCCCTAGCATACTACTGACATCCTTTTACAGCCCCTTACAAaaccattaatcagggcccccacacatacatagaaacacactcacaaacatagattcacatacacacagaaacacactaggacatacagaggcactaacacatacagacacacacagtgacacacacagaaacagacacatacagaatcacacacagaaatatacactcaAGATATACAAGAAGACTCACACAGACGGACACGCACAGACACGCAAGCACCATCAGATACCATATACACACAGGAACCAACATACACAAAACCAGGCACCACTTGCACACAAACAGGCACCcaaaaagcacagacaagaagcCGCATACATcatcactcacacaaacacaagcacccacaggaatacacactaagaggctggctaatccacaaatatatacagacaagcacacacacactcagatacacacacatacacacttccacgtgacttttacatgagttaaatatataatagttgaataaaatgttttattattatatgccagttgtacttgacaagatggagtgcccccctgctcctacttactgtgggccagtaatacactacatttgattaagattaagggccttttacaaccacttattacagttttctgccacatgactcccttccctcatttatgccacttatcatataccatattaaaTCTGCCAATCAGTTCCCCTACTCACATGAATGCCAGCTAAATGACACAATATACCAGGCAAGATGCAAGACTCCCTGTCCCCATACATTCACTGAGAGATATCACAGCTCACTTGTGGATTTAATATGAaaaccactaataataataataatatatcatataaaataatatttttaatactaaaaatataaaaactatgctttttaataaatgacagacagatcatcatattacagaaagacaataaaaagtgaggtgttataaacaggaaaacccaaaagcatgggaaactacagtaaaaaaaagtgtatttattgaaggaaaacaacattaggatgacagagtgaagtactgaccttaaatcaatcagtctatctaatccacatacatagaaacaaaatcagcacagttttgttctctttagttttcagtgcgcataactaagatactcagaagtgtctggacccagtagatctcaccttatatcttgggtgacataggagtgtactcagcactgattgtttattatacagaccagaagaggttcctgcataaaaaaaggcactagcatttacttttttgcacaagggcaccagctagtgacaacacaatacttactgagagctgtagtaataaagcatcatttattatacagaccaggagaggttcctgcatacaaaaggcacaggcatttccttttttgcacaagggcactagCTAGTGACaacacttactgagagctgtagtaataaagcatcatttattatacagaccaggagaggttcctgcataaaaaaggcactagcttttccttttttgcacaagggcaccagctagtgacaatacaatacttactgagagctgtagtaataaagcatcatttattatacagaccaggagaggttcctgcataaaaaaaggcactagcatttcctttttttgcataagggcaccagctagtgacaacacttactgagagctgtagtaataaagcatgctCTGCAGTCAATGTTAACTAAAAGCAAATTaccagatcacattaaaaacaaaatattcacaataaaaagttaaaataaactggGAAGCTATTATCATTACCAGCACTCCTCACAGTCACAACAGTCAACATTGTTAATAAGTAGAAAGCTTACAGATCACAATAAAAGCATTAATATTAACACTATCATTTAACAGAATGAGGAAAGCTATAAACTTTATCCCTTACTGTGCACTTCTTCCTGCAGTCCTTATTCTCCCCTTTTGTTTCTAGTGAAGCCTGTGCTAGTGGGAGGGTCCCAGacagtaacaggaagtcagtgaACATCAGACAGGGCCAGCCCTGCATCCTGCATAACTAATAATCCCAAGAAGAGttttacttctctgattggctctctccctaagaggcatcatgagggatgcctcctattggtcattatttttgcttcaggtagttttaagttaccaccagtgggtggcgctgctgctattgaagaaatgtatccatgtgtctatgaagagatgcagtcctgtatgatgcctctccatagcattacatgggtgaaaaaaaatattttttttgtttgtttttttattttttcttaattacaatttaactaaactttggccccatatggcaggggaagcagtgcctcccctgcctcctatgactgcacgtccctgatacatatatatacatacatacatacatatatatatacatatatatacacatatatatataaacacatatatttacacacacacatatatatatatatatatatatatatatatatatatatatatatatatatatatatatacatatatatatatacatatatatacatatatatatatatatatacatatatatatatatatatatatatacatatatatatatatatacatatatatatatatatacatatatatatatacatatatatatacatatatacatatatatacatacatatatatatatacatatatatacatatatatatatatacatatatatacatatatatacatatatatacatatatatatatacatatatatatatacatatatatatatatatacatatatatatacatatatatatacatatatatacatatacacatatatatatacatatatatatacacatatatatacacatatatatatatacaaatatatacatttacaaatatatacatatatatacatatatatatacacatatatatatatacatatatatatacacatatatatatatacacacatatatatatacatatatatatatatacacatatatatatacacacatatatatatacatatatatatatatacacatatatatatatatatatatatacacatatatatatatatatatatatatacacacacacatatatatatatatatatacacacacatatatatatatatatatatatacacacacatatatatatatatatatacacacacatatatatatatatatatatatacacacacacacacatatatatatatatatatatatatatatatatacacacacacacatatatatacacacatatatatacacatatatatatatacacacatatatatatacacatatatatatacacacacatatatatatatacatacacatatatatacacacacacatatatatatatatatatatatatatacacacacatatatatatatatacacacacacatatatatatatatacacatatatatacatatatatatacacacatatatatatatatatatatatacacacacacacatatatatatatacacacacatatatatatacacacacatatatatatatatatacatatatacatacatatatatatatatacacacatatatatatatacatatacatacatatatatatatatacatacatatatatatatacacatacatacatatatatatatatacatacatatatatatatacacatacatacatatatatatatacatacatatatatatatacacatacatatatatatatacatacatatatatatatatatacacatacatatatatatacatatatatatatatacacatatatatatatatatatatacatacatatatatatacacatatatatatatatatatatatatacatacatatatatacatacatatatacatatatatacatatatacatatatatacatacatacatatatacatatatatacatatatatacatacatatatacatatatatacatatatacatatatatatacatatatatacacatatatatatatatacacatatatatatatatacacatatatatacacacacatatatatatatatatatatatacatacatatatatatatatatatatatatatatatatatatatatacatacatatatatatatatacatatatatacatacatatatatatatatatatatatacatacatatatatatatatatacatacatatatatatatatatatacatatatatatatatacatacatatatatatatatacatacatatatatatatatatacatacatatatatatatacatacatatatatatatatatatatatacatacatatatatatatatacatatatatacatacatacatatatatatatatacatacatatatatatatacatatatatacatacatacatatatatacatatata
This genomic stretch from Bombina bombina isolate aBomBom1 chromosome 4, aBomBom1.pri, whole genome shotgun sequence harbors:
- the LOC128658013 gene encoding olfactory receptor 6F1-like codes for the protein MIKKNYTLVNEFLLLGFKDLHSFQIPFFLLLIAIYSITIVGNILIVALVSMSHQLHSPMYLFLSHLSLCDIFISTNVTPKTLQIILLGKSVISARDCIIQLYLFGAAGTIECCLLTVMSYDRYLAICRPLHYTTIMNVRLLHTLIIWSWMAGFVILLITYILVLELEFCGPNIIDHFFCDLAPLIELSCSDTSVVQIEVSIAAIVLSLFQFMFVIGTYICIFKGIFQITSTSGRQKVFSTCSSHLSVVCTYYGTMITLYVAPSKGVSMNFNKVLSLLNTVVTPMFNPIIYSLRNKEIREAMSKCILVIMALKVNYIEEQGKKHL